One Glycine max cultivar Williams 82 chromosome 4, Glycine_max_v4.0, whole genome shotgun sequence DNA segment encodes these proteins:
- the LOC100803637 gene encoding peroxidase P7: MASFCSRLTICLALFVLIWGSANAQLSTNFYYHSCPNLFSSVKSTVQSAISKETRMGASLLRLFFHDCFVNGCDGSILLDDTSSFTGEKNANPNRNSARGFEVIDNIKSAVEKVCPGVVSCADILAIAARDSVQILGGPTWNVKLGRRDARTASQSAANNGIPAPTSNLNQLISRFSALGLSTKDLVALSGGHTIGQARCTNFRARIYNETNIETAFARTRQQSCPRTSGSGDNNLAPLDLQTPTSFDNYYFKNLVQKKGLLHSDQQLFNGGSTDSIVRGYSTNPGTFSSDFAAAMIKMGDISPLTGSNGEIRKNCRRIN; encoded by the exons ATGGCTTCGTTTTGTTCTAGATTGACAATTTGTTTGGCTCTGTTTGTCCTCATATGGGGGAGTGCCAATGCACAACTTTCTACAAACTTTTACTACCATTCATGTCCAAACCTCTTCTCCTCTGTGAAATCCACAGTGCAATCTGCCATATCTAAGGAGACCCGCATGGGTGCTTCTCTCCTTCGCTTGTTCTTCCACGATTGCTTTGTCAAT GGATGTGATGGTTCAATTCTATTGGATGACACATCAAGCTTCACCGGAGAGAAGAACGCAAACCCCAACAGGAACTCTGCTCGTGGATTCGAGGTTATTGACAACATTAAATCAGCCGTGGAGAAAGTGTGTCCAGGAGTTGTTTCCTGCGCAGATATCCTTGCCATCGCTGCCAGAGACTCTGTTCAGATT CTTGGAGGCCCTACATGGAATGTTAAACTTGGAAGAAGAGACGCTAGAACTGCTAGCCAATCTGCTGCTAACAATGGCATCCCTGCACCCACTTCAAACCTTAACCAACTCATCTCAAGATTTAGCGCTCTTGGACTTTCCACCAAGGACTTGGTCGCCTTGTCCG GTGGTCACACAATTGGACAAGCAAGGTGCACAAACTTCAGAGCCCGCATCTACAACGAGACCAACATAGAAACCGCATTTGCAAGGACTAGGCAGCAAAGCTGCCCTAGAACATCAGGGTCAGGGGACAACAATCTGGCACCACTTGATCTTCAAACTCCAACCAGCTTTGACAACTACTACTTCAAGAACCTCGTTCAGAAGAAGGGTCTCCTCCACTCTGATCAGCAACTGTTCAACGGTGGGTCCACCGACTCCATTGTGCGTGGCTACAGCACCAACCCGGGCACCTTCTCCTCTGATTTCGCCGCCGCCATGATCAAGATGGGAGACATTAGTCCTCTCACTGGCTCCAATGGAGAAATCAGGAAGAATTGTAGAAGGATTAACTAA
- the LBD19 gene encoding LOB domain-containing protein 15 encodes MSRERERFDEIGKKIKREGDVSSQMGRRHMLGPPGTLNTITPCAACKLLRRRCAQECPFSPYFSPHEPQKFASVHKVFGASNVSKMLMEVPECQRADAANSLVYEANVRLRDPVYGCMGAISALQQQVQSLQAELNAVRGEILKYKLREANMIPSSHVAMLPSSGAVSIAAPPPPPPPPPPLPPPSLPLPLPLTSSPPSMYIQQRDPTTYTTISSDNISYFV; translated from the exons ATGTCCAGAGAAAG GGAGAGATTTGATGAGATAGGGAAGAAGATCAAGAGGGAAGGAGATGTTTCATCTCAAATGGGAAGAAGACACATGTTAGGCCCTCCAGGAACCCTAAATACTATCACCCCTTGTGCGGCATGTAAGTTGTTGAGAAGAAGATGTGCCCAAGAATGTCCCTTTTCTCCATATTTCTCTCCCCATGAGCCCCAAAAATTTGCTTCTGTCCACAAAGTTTTTGGTGCCAGCAACGTCTCAAAGATGCTCATG GAAGTACCAGAGTGTCAAAGAGCTGATGCAGCAAATAGTCTAGTATATGAGGCTAATGTGAGGCTAAGAGATCCTGTGTATGGATGCATGGGTGCAATTTCTGCTTTGCAACAGCAAGTTCAATCTTTACAAGCTGAACTTAATGCAGTGAGAGGTGAAATACTTAAATACAAACTCAGGGAAGCTAACATGATACCCTCCTCTCATGTTGCAATGCTCCCTTCATCTGGGGCTGTTTCAATTGCTGCTCCACcgccgccaccaccaccaccaccacctcttcctcctccttctcttcctcttcctcttcctctaaCTTCTTCCCCTCCTTCCATGTACATCCAACAAAGGGATCCCACCACTTATACCACAATTTCAAGTGATAATATCTCCTATTTTGTCTAA